The nucleotide sequence CGCTGACGGACAACGACGTGGCCCAGCTGGCCGCCTATCTGCGCCGCAGTCGCAGCCACCAGCCGGCATGGACCAATCTGGAAGCGGTGGTGGCACGCACGCGCGCCGGCAAGTAATTCTTGAAAATTTCTTATCCACAATACTTATGTATAACATTACCGTGAATGGCCAGCCCTTCGGCACCGAGGCCGACGCCGAGACGCCGCTGCTGTGGGTGCTGCGCGACGAAGCCCATTTGAAAGGCACCAAGTTTGGCTGCGGCATCGGCATGTGCGGCGCCTGCACCGTGCATGTGGATGGCCGCGCCATGCGTTCCTGTATCACGCCCATCGCCGCCGTGACGGGCTGCGCCATCACCACCATCGAAGGCTTGTCGGCGGACGGCACGCATCCTCTGCAGCGGGCTTGGATCGCCACGCAGGCTCCCCAGTGCGGTTATTGCCAGTCGGGCCAGATCATGCAGGCGGCGACCTTGCTGCGCGACTATCCGCAGCCGACGGATGCGAATATTGATGCCGTCATGAGCGGTAACCTGTGCCGTTGCATGGCGTACGTGCGCATCCGCAAGGCCATCAAGCTGGCGGCCGGGATGCAGGAGGCGTCCGGTGTTTAGGTTGCCGAAAGAAAATTCAGCTGCCCGACCCAGTTCGCTGGGCCGGCGCGGTTTCCTGATCGCCGCCGCCGGTACGGGTTTTTCTCTGGCCTTCTTGCGTGCCGACAGCTCATTGGCCGCCGGCAAGGTGGCGCCCGTGCCGCCGGTCAAAGCCAGCGCGCCCGTGTTCGATCCCAGCATCTGGTTTCAGATCGGCCGCGACGGCATCGTCACCGTCAACATTGCCAAGGCGGAAATGGGCCAGCATATCGGTACGGCCCTGGCGCGCATCGTGGCCGAGGAACTGGAGGCGGACTGGGACAAGGTGCGCCTGCATTACGTGGACACGGACCCGAAATGGGGCTTGATGGTGACGGGCGGTAGCTGGTCCGTCTGGCAGAATTTCGATCCGCTCAGCCGCGCTGGCGCGGCCGGCCGCCTCGCGCTGGTCGAGGAGGGCGCGCGCCTGCTGCGCTTGCCCGTGTCGGCCTGCCACGCCAGGCTGGGCGTCGTGCATGGCCGGGGGCGGTCCATCAGCTATGGCGACATCGTGCGTCGTGGCAAGCTGGCGCGCCAGTATACGCCCGAGCAACTGAAAGCCATCGTGCTCAAGTCGCCGCAGCAGCGCAGCCTGATCGGCCAGCATGTGCAGGCGCTCGATATTCCGGCAAAAACGGATGGCACGGCCGTGTATGGCATCGATGCGCAGGTGGAGGGCATGCTGTATGCGCGCCCGAAGATCCCGCCCACGCGCTACGGTGCCAAGGTGGTCTCTATCGACGACTCGGCCGCAAAAAAGGTCAAGGGCTACTTGCGCTCGGTTGCCTTGCAGGACCAAAGCGGCACGGTGCCCGGCTGGGTCATGGTGGTGGCCGACACGTATGCGGCCGCCATGCGCGCGGCCGACCTGGTGCAAGTGAAATGGCGGGCCGGCGCGGCAGCCCACGTGGCGGAGCAGGATATCCTCAACTACGCCACCAAGCAACTGGCCGATGCCAGCCTGGGCGCCCGCGTGGTCGATGATGATGGTGTGGAGCAGGCGTTCAAGGATGCCAGCCTGCAACTGGAACGCCACTACACGACCAGTACCGTGCTGCATTTCCAGCTCGAACCGGTGAATGCGCTGGCGCAGGAAATCGACGGCGTCTGGCATATCCATGCGGGCAACCAGTGGCAATCGTTGATCCTGCCCGTGCTGGCGCAGGCGTTGAAGGTGCCGGAAAGCAAGGTGATGCTGCATACCTATCTGCTGGGCGGCGGCTTCGGTCGACGCCTGAATGGCGATTATTGCGTGCCGGCCGCGCTGGCGGCACAAGCCGTGGGACGCCCCGTCAAGATGATTTGCACGCGGGCCGACGATGCCCGTTTCGATTCGCCCCGCTCGCCATCCGTGCAGCATGTGCGCATGGCGTTCGACGAAGCCGGCAAGGTGTCGGCGATGGTGCACGAAGCGAGCGCGGGCTGGCCCACGCAAGCGATGATACCCGCCTTCCTGGCCAAGGATACGCAGGGTCATCCATATGACCCGTTCGCCATCGCCGGCGCCGACCACTGGTACGCGGTGGGCGCGCACCGCGTACGGGCCGTGTCGAACGACCTGGCCAACAGCAGTTTCCGCCCCGGCTGGCTGCGTTCCGTGGGACCAGGCTGGACGAATTGGGCAGTGGAAAGTTTTATGGACGAGGCGGCGCAGGCGGCCAAGGTCGACCCGCTGGCCTTCCGTTTGTCGTTGCTGCAGGCGACGGGGCGCAATGCGGGCAGCGCACCGAACGCCGTCGGCGGCGCTGCGCGCCTGGCCCATGTGCTGCAGCGGGTGGCGGACAAGGCGGGCTGGGGCACGGCCATGCCGCCCGACACGGGCCTGGGCATCGCCGCCACGTTCGGCCAGGAACGCGACATGCCCACCTGGACGGCCTGCGTTGCCCGGGTGAAAGTAGACCGCAGCACTTGCATGGTGAAAGTCGAAAAGTTGTTCATGGTCATTGATGCGGGCAGCATCGTCGATCCTGATGGCGCGCTGGCGCAGGCGGAAGGGGGCGCCCTGTGGGGCGTGAGCATGGCCTTGCATGAAGGCACGGCTTTCCTGAATGGCGAGGTGAAGGATACCAACCTGAATACCTACACGCCCCTGCGCATGGCCGATGTGCCCGAGCTCGACATCGAATTCGTGGCCAGCACGGCAACTTCGACGGGCATGGGCGAGCCGCCCACGACGGCCGTGGCGCCCGCCATCGGCAACGCCATCTTCGCCGCCGTGGCGTCGCGCGTGCGGCATTTGCCGATCCGCCCGGAAGCCGTGCTGAAGGGGCTGGACCGGCACGGCGCCGTTTGATGCGGACGCGCGGCAAAATGACGTGCGCCGCGCGTGAACGGACGCAGGCTGGTACACTGAGGATTGCAGCGCAGGGCGCGCAGGCGGCGCCCGGTTCGGCAAAATCAGCGCAGCAGTGTGATTTCAGCTTGATGTCAGCTCGATTCCAGCTCGATAGCGGAGGCAGCCATGCAAGAACAATTTGTCAGCATCACGGCCGATGAACTTCAAATGGACGGCGTGCTTGAAATGCCCGAGCGACCGGTCGGCATCGTCCTGTTTGCCCACGGTGCAGGCGCCGATAGCGACTATCTGGGCGCTTCAAGCCACGCCACTTCCCAGGATTTTCTGCGGGCGGGCATCGCCACCCTGCGTTTCGACCAGGGCGGCGTCGGGCCCGGCGGCGGCAGCAATGGCCACTCTTATTTTGTGCGCAGCGACATCGTGCTGCTGGCGCGTCAACTGGAAAAAGCCCTGGGCTGGCTGCAAGTCGATCCAGCCACGCGGCGCTTGCCTTGCGGCCTGTATGGCTATGGCACCAGCGCCGCCGTGGTGATGCAGCTGGCGGCCTGGCGCAGCGCGGAGATCGCCGCGCTGGCTGTCTGTGATGGCCAGGTGGAAATGGCGGGCAAGGCGGCGCTGGAAAATGTGCGTGTGCCTTCGCTGCTGATCGTGGGCGGGCGCGACCCCGATGTGGCTGGCCTGAACCGCATGGCCTTCGCCACCTTACGCTGCGACAAACAACTGGAACAGATCGCCGCACCCGGTGCTCCCGACACGCGGCACCAGGCGGCCTTGCTGGCCACTGACTGGTACATGCGCCATTTCAACGGGCATACCAGCACGGCGCAATAGGCGCCAGTCAGTCTGTGGCGCGCAGGTTTTGTGCATGGAAGCGCAGATGCTCTTCCATGAAGCTGGCGATGAAATAATAGCCGTGGTCATAGCCGGCATGGCGGCGCAGCTGCAGGGGCTGGCCGGCGTCGCGGCACGCCGCTTCGAACACCTCGGGATACAGTTGCTCGGTCAAGAACTTGTCGGCCAGGCCCTGGTCGATCAAGATGCCGCCAGGAAATAGTGCCGGCTTGCCTTGCAAGCCGCGCATCAGGGCGCTGGCGTCGTATTGCTGCCAGCTGGCTGCATCGCTGCCCAGGTAGCCTGTAAAAGCCTTTTTGCCCCAGGGACACTGGCTCGGTGCGGCGATGGGCGCGAAGGCGGACACTGAGCGGAACAGTTCCGGGTTGCGCAAGGCCAGCACCAGCGCGCCGTGGCCGCCCATCGAGTGGCCGAAAATACCCGTGCGTTGCGCATCGATCGCCAGTTCCTGTTCCAGCAGCGCGCGCAGTTCCAGGAGGTAGCTGTACATGCGGTAGTGGCTGCTCCACGGCGCTTCGGTGGCATCGACGTAAAAGCCGGCGCCCGCGCCGAAATCCCAGGCATCCGTCTCGCCCGCGATGTTGGCGCCACGGGGGCTGGTGTCGGGCGCGATCAGGATCAGGCCTTCTTCGGCCGCCACGCGCTGCGCGCCACTCTTGATCATGAACGTTTCTTCCGTGCACGTCAGGCCAGCCAGGTAAAACAGGGCGGGGCGCTTGATGCTGACGGTGTCGCCTGGCGCCGTGTCGGGAATGAAGGCCGAAAAACGCATGGGCAAGCCGATGGCTTGCGCGTCGTGGCGATAAAAGCGTTGTACACCGCCAAAACAGGCGTGTTCACTCAACAGTTCCAGCATGAATTCTCCTCGTCAATGCCATAGTATAGCGAGAGCGGCGCACCGCTGAGCCCGGATCAGTCCAGCATGGCCGCTAATGCTGGCAAGATGTCCTGTGCCGGCGCATCGGTCTTGAATGCCAGCAAATGGTCGGCGCGCGTCTTGCCCATGTTGATGGCGGCCACGGGCTTGCCCGTCTCGGCCGCCATGCGGCACAGGCGAAAGCTGGAATACACCATCACGGACGAGCCGACTACCAGCAGGGCGCTGGCCTCCATCAGCTTGCGCTCGGCCTCGGCCGCGCAGGCGGAGGGTACGCCATCGCCAAAGAACACCACGTCGGGCTGCAGGGTGCCGCCGCAGCGGGGACAGACGGGAAGGTGGAAGGTGGCCAGTTGCGACGGCTCCAGCAAGGCGTCGCCATCGGGCGCCGGCGTGGCAGTGGCGCCCAGCAACTGCGGATTGTCGCGTTCCAGCATGCCCTGGATCAGGCGGCGCGTGTGGCGGGCCTGGCAATCGAGGCAAACCACGCCATGTATGCTGCCGTGCAACTCCGTGACGGTGGCGCTGCCTGCCTGCTGATGCAGGCCATCCACGTTTTGCGTGACCAGGCCGCCGATGTGCTGGCGCTGCGCCAAATGCGCGATGGCCAGGTGGCCGGGATTCGGTGTGGCGCGCGCCAGGGTGGGCCAGCCTACCATGCTGCGGGCCCAGTAGCGGCGGCGCACGGCTTCCTCGCGGCGAAAGTCGGGACCTTGCACGGGGGCATTGCCGCGCCGCACGCCTTCCGTATCGCGGTAAGCGGGAATGCCGGACGCCGTGCTGATGCCGGCGCCCGTCAGCAGCAGCACCTCGGGATGGCGCTGCAGGAACTGCGCCAGCTGCTCGAGGGCGGGATCGTCGCTGGCGCTCTGCTGGCTGGCTGAGGGAAAGTTTTGCATGATGCGCCATGCTAACCGAAAAGCACGGCGCCGTTGCAAGGGGGGTGTTTACTCCAGCTTCATGCCGAAACGCTGCAGCCGCGGCTGCCAATGCTCTTCGATATTGGCCGAGACGAGGATGCGCTCGGCCTTGCCAATCAGCAATGCCCGTGGCACGAAGCCGAAATAGCGCGAGTCGGCGCTGTTGTCGCGGTTATCGCCCAGCATGAGGAAATGGTCGGCCGGCACCGTCACGGGGGCAAAGCTGCGCGCCGCGCCCGCGATTTGCGGCAAGACCTGGATGCGGTGCTGCTCGGTCTGGTTGCGCTCGCTGATGCGCTGCGCTGTCAGCTGGCCCAGGTGGGCGATGGTTTCAGGCGCCGTGTCGAGCGCCGTGTACCGGGCGGGCTGGCCATTGATGATCAGCTGTTCATTGCGCATTTCCACCGTGTCGCCGGGCAGGGCGATGATGCGCTTGATCAAGCGCGTGCCATCTTTCGGCGAGGAAAAGGTGACGATATCGCCCCGCTGCGGGTCGCCCAGGCGTTGCAGCACGATATCGGTGAGCGGCACTTTCAGGTTGAAGGCCAGGCGGTTGACGAAGACGACGTCGCCTTCGAGCAGGTTGGGGCGCATGGATGCCGACGGTATCGGATTCCAGTCCGCCACGGCCGTGCGGAAGACGCCGAACAGCAGCAGGAACATCAAAAAACCTTTGTTGGCGCGCATCCATGTTTTCATATTGGCTCTTTCGCTGGGCCGTGCCCGTGATGGTGAGGAGAGGCGCCATGGCTGCTGGCGCCCTATCCACGATGCACGGCGAGGCTGAAGCCAGTCTTAAATCAGGTGCATGCATGGCCGGCAGCGTGGCCTTTGTTGCGTGCAAGCGTCAGCGACGCGGCTATTTGAAGGCCTTGATGACGGCATCGAGCTTGACCTTCAGCGACTTGTCGTGCGCGTGGATGGCCGGCACTTCGCGCTGTACGCCGAGCAGCTGGTAGACGGCCGTCTGCGCTGCGCGTACCGAGTATTCCACCGTGAAGACGACATCGTCGGCGATTTCCACGAACTGGCTGACGAAGGCCAGGTTGACGGAGTTGGCCGGCACGGGCAGGGGACGGTCGCTCTTTGCGCGGGGCATGAACATGCTGGTGATGTAGGGCATGCGGCAGGGAATGCAGTTGGCCGTGGCCATGATGTCGAGGTCGAAGTTCAGGTGGCCGCACAGCTCGCGCAGGATATCCGCGCCGCTGCATTCGGACATGGGCTTGGCGACGAAGTTGCCGATGCGGTCAGGGTGCAGCGCATAGCCCCAGAATACTTGCACGCCCTCGGGCTGGCCGGCGAAATGGGGCTGGTGCGCCAGCACGATGGACATGAACCAGTTGCTGTCCTTGAAGGTGACGAGGCCGCCCGTGCCCGCGCTGTTGCCCGTGAATTGCTCCATCCTGTCAAAGAAGGCGCTGTCTTTCAGGGTGACCGTGTACGAGGCCCAGTATGATTCGGGGATGCTGCTGTTGAAGGCGGCGGGGCGTCCCAGTTCCGGGCGGCCCTCGGCCAGCTTTTCCCACAGGCGCCAGCCCTGGCTGTCGTTTTTCGTGCGCTGGGCAGGCGCGCTGTGCATGCTGCCATAGCTGGAGGCATCCGTCATCGAGGCGTTCTGGAAAAAGACCAGGTCGCCGGCGGCCACGGGGATCACGTCGGCCAGGCCGTGCCGCTGGCAGGCGATGGCGGTGGCGCTCAGGCGGCCGTCGCTCTCCTGCACCTCGATATCGCTCACCGTGCAATCCATGATGATGTTCACGCCTTGCTCCTGCAGCCAGGCGACCAGGGGACGTACCAGCGAATCGTACTGGTTGTAGACGGTGCGCTTGACGCCGGCCAGGGTTTCGATGCGCGAAAACTCCATCATGAAGCGGTGCAGGTAGCGCTTGAACTCGACGGCGCTATGCCAGGGCTGGAAGGCAAACGTGGTGGCCCACATGGTCCAGAACTTGGTGTCGAAAAATTCGGGTGAGAGCCAGTCCGTGATGGCGCTGCTGCCCAAGGTGTCTTCGTCGGCTTCCGTCAGCTTCAGCAGTTCCAGCCTGTCCTGCATGGAAAAGCCCATGCTGCTGACATCGACCTTGAAGCGGTTGCGGTCGACCAGGCGCGCGCGCGAGTGGGGAAGGTGCTGTTCGTTGAAGGCGATGGTTTCATCGTAGACGCTCTGGCCCGCATGTTCGAGCGAGGGTATGCTCTTGAACAGGTCCCAGGTGCACTCGTAATTATCGGTGGTCAGCATGCGCCCGCCGCGCAAGGTGTAGCCATCCTCTGCATTGCCGCCGCCATCGAGGCTGCCCCCGGTCACGGGCGACGCTTCGAAGACGGTAATGTTGCAACCTTGCATGCCGCCGTCGCGTATCATGAATGCGGCTGCGGCCAGCGAGCCGATGCCGCCGCCGACGAGGTAGGCTTTTTTGTCTGTGTTAGGCATGGTTTTCCCCTGAGTGTGAGTGCATCTGCATGCGCGAAAGGCTGGCAAGCGGCACGGCTGATGCCGCGCCATATTTGCCTATTTTACAACATCAGGGGAGAATCGGCAGATAAATAGAGCGTTCGTTCGGTTTTTTCAGGCGCTGGCGTGTTCCTTGCGCCGTTCAAAGTACAGCAAATCCGACCAGGCATCCTGGAAGTGCATGGCTTTTTCCGAACGGCCATATTGGCGAAAACCGTTGCGTTGCATGACGGCGATCGAACCCAGGTTTTGCGGCCGCGCCGTCGCTTCCAGGCGCCACAGTTCCAGTGCACCGAACGCTTCTTCCAGCAACAGGGCGACCACGCGCGTGGCGTAGCCGCGTCCGCCAAACCGTTCGCCGATGCGATAGCCGAGCGTCGCCTTGTTGAAATACGGGCGCGTGACGGCAGTCAGGTTGACTCTGCCGATGATCTGCCCGTCCAGCTTGGCCAGGTACTGGTATGCGCTGTCTTTCTCACGTTCGCGCTGCGCCTGCTCGATGGCGGCGGCGATGGCTTCATGGTGGTAATAGGACGGTGCGCGCGCCGTGACCCAGGATTCAAAATAGGTGCGGTTTTCCAGTTCAAAGGCCAGCAAGGCGGGAAGGTCGGCGCTGGAGGGGGGGAGCAATTGAAGGCGGTCGAGGTCTGGCATGGGATCGTGTCGGAAAGCGATGCGCCATTATAATCAGCTGGCGCATTTCGCCGCACATGCTTGAATTCATGAAGGAGCAGCATGCTGTCCCATATTTGCCTCGGCACCAACGACTTTCCCCGCGCCTACGCCTTTTACACGGCACTGATGGGAGAACTCGACTTGATCGAGAAATTTCACGATCCGGCCCAACCCTGGGCGGGCTGGATGGCGCGGGGGGCGCCGCGCCCCCTGTTCGTGCTGACGGCGCCGCATGACGGCTTGCCGGCCACTCCCGGCAATGGCCAGATGACGGCCTTGCTGGCGGCCAGCCGCTTGCAGGTGGACCGTTGCCACCAGGCCGTGCTGGCGCTGGGCGCCGTGTGCGAAGGGCTACCCGGCTTGCGGCCCCATTACCATCCCAATTACTATGGCGCTTATTTCCGCGACCTCGATGGCAACAAGTTGTGCATCTGCTGCCACGGCGAAGAATGATTCAGCGCTCTTTCCACACGTCGTCTTCCGTCCAGCCCAGTTCCAGGAAATCCTGCGCCCGCTCGTCCGCTTCACCTGCGCAATAGAACTCGTCGAGCTGGGGCACTTCGATACGCGTGCCGGCCAGCATGGCGTGCACTTGCCCACGGTGGTGGATCTGGTGCTGGAACAAATGCGCCAGCATGCGCTGGCGCGTGTCGACTTGCGGGGTGTCGCGCAGGATCGTCACGGGCCGCGCCAGGTCCGCATCGCACAGGCTGCGGCAATGGGCGATCAGGCGCAGGTCCGATGCGCGCTGCGCCGCGTGCAGGGCCGCGCCATCGGTGTACGGTTCGTCCTGTGCAAAAAAGACATAGCAGTCGGAATGAGGCTTTTCGCCGCGCAGCTCGCGTTCGAGTGCGTCGAGATAGAACCAGTCGCACGTCAGTATGTGGTTCAGGGTGAACTGGATGGTGGGGAAAAAGCTGACGCGCGTGGCCTGGAACTCGGCCTGGGTCAGCTGCCCGCAAGCCTTCAGCAAGCGGTGGTTGGCCCAGGCGTTGTTATACGCCTGGCCGGTGACGTAACGGGCCAGTGGATTGTTCATGATGTACCTTGCAAGGCAGGGAAGGCTGCGAGAGCGCCACTGTAGCACTTTGCGCCAGGTGGACCCAGCCGGTCACGCCGGCCGCCCCAGTACTGCTGTCATCAAGTACAATCGCGCAGCGGATTTCGCGATAGTGATGCATAAAGGTTTGGATAGCAAAATGGGTTGGATAGGAAAATTACTGAACGGCGGCGATGAAAAAAACAAGGCTGCGCCGGTCACGGCAGCGGCGGCGCCCGATATGACGCGGCAGCCAGCCACCATCACCGAAATCGATGCCATCTACTACCGCTGGCTGGCCGCCGCCGGTTCGGCGCAGGCTCCCGAGCAGGCCGAACAACAGATTCTGGACGAATTGATGCGCCTGGCCCGTGAACCGATCGCTGGCGCCGCGCTGGTGCCGCGCATTCCGGCCATCATCCCGCAGTTGATGCGTACCTTGCAAAATGAAAACATGAGCGCAGCCGAGCTGTCGCGCCAGCTGGCCCAGGACGTATTGCTGGTCGCCGAGGTCTACCGCGAAGCGAACCGGCCGCGCTACCATTCTCGCTACAACGCCAGCCCGTCGATCAACAACATGGAAGGCGCCATCATGCTGCTCGGGCAAAACGGCATGCGCATGTTGCTCGCCCGCGTCGCCTTCCGCCCCATCGTCAGCATGCAAAGCGGCGGGTTGACCATACGCACGGCGCCGCTGATCTGGCGCCAGTCCGAGAAATGCGCGCTGGCGGCCAACCTGCTCGCGCCGGCCATGCAGGCAAACGCCTTCGACGCCTATCTGGCGGGACTGATGGCCAATGTCGGCCTGGTGGTGGCGTTCCGGCTGATCGACCAGATGCATGCGCCCGATGCCTTCCCGCAATCGGACGCCTTCATTGCCCAGGTGTTTGCGCAAGCGCGTATCTTGTCGGTACGGATCGCCGAATTATGGGAGTTTCCCGAGTCCGTGACCAATGCGATCGAGCATGCCGGCGTCGATGCCCACGCCGATGCCGATCCGCAGGCGCAAGCGCTGGCGCTGGGCGATCGCTTGAGCAAGCTGCGCATGCTGGTCGATACGGGCCGCTTTCCTGCCGACGATCCCTTCGTGATGGCCGGACTCGGAAAAAGTCAGATGCTGGTGTTCGACAAGCTGGCCGACGAGGACGAGGACGACGAGGAGTGATGCCAGCTGCATGCAGCGGATATCACTCAGCGCGCAAAATAGAGTTCGTGCAGATGCTCGAGATCGACCTCGGAAGCGGCCTGCGACAGCGCCACTTTGCCGCTCTGCATCAGGTAGACGTGATCGGCCACGCCCACGGCGCGCGCCGTGTTTTGCTCGACGAGGATGATGGTGCGCCGGCCATCGTTCAGGCGCGCGAGGATCTCGAACAGCTCGTTGACCACCAGCGGCGCCAGACCCAGCGAAGGTTCGTCGATGATCAATAGCGACGGGTCCGACATCAAGCCCCGCGCCATGGCCAGCATCTGCGCCTCGCCACCCGATAGTGACCCGGCCAACTGCTTGCGGCGCTCGTGCAGGCGCGGGAACATGGCGTAGGCTTCGGCCAGGCGCACCGGCATGTGGCTGCGGTGCTCTTTCGGGAAGGCGCCCATGATCAGGTTTTCTTCCACACTCATGTCACGGAAGGTCATGCGCCCCTCGGGTATCATGGTGACCCTCGCGTCACTCATCTTCCACGTCGGTGTGCCATTGATGCCCACGCCATCGAGCGCGATGCTGCCCGCGCCCACGGGCAGCAAACCCATGATGGCGCGCAGCAGGGTGGTTTTGCCGGCCCCGTTCGGGCCGATGATGGTGGTCAGCTTGCCTTTCTGGATGGACAGCGACACATCCCACAGCACATTGATGGCGCCATAGCCGGCGCGCAGTTGACTAATTTCAAGCATCGTTTCAGGCATGAACTGCTCCCGTATAGCTTTGGATGACGGCTGGATCGCGGAACACGGCGTCCGGCGTGCCATCGGCGATCAGCTGGCCAAAATTGAGCACGGCCACGCGCTGGCACAGATTGCTGATGGTTTCGATATCGTGCTCGATCATGACGATGCCTACGCCAAAGGCGGCATGCAAGTCCTTGAGCATGCCCATGAAGCGGCGCTTGCCGTTCGTTTCCAGGCCTGCCAGCACTTCATCGAGCAGCAGCAGTTTCGGATTGGTGGCCAGCGCCTTGGCCACTTCCAGCGCCTTCAGTTCCGTCAGCGCCAGTTCGCTGGCAGCGTCGCGCCCGGCCTTGTCCGCCAGGCTGGTGAAATCGAGGATTTCATCGATCTTGCGCTGATCCACCTTGCCGGTGCCGAAGCGCTGCGCCACGATGAGGTTTTCGCGCACCGTCAGTTCATGCATGGGCTGCGGAATCTGGAAGGTGCGGCCCAGCCCAAGCCGGGCGCGCTGGTACATGGGCGTGGCCATGATGTCGCGCCCGTCGAAGCGGATGTGGCCACTGGTGGGGCGCACCAGGCCGGAAATCGCATTGAACAGCGTGGTCTTGCCGGCACCGTTGGCGCCGACGAGGCCGATCACGTCGTGGCTGCCCACGTTCAGGGTGACGGCATCGACGGCCGTCAGGCCGCCGAAGCGCACGGAGACATTATCGAGTTCAAGCATGGGATTTCTCCTTGATCATCGCTTTTTTCAGCCATTTTCGTAGCAGCGGCAGCAGGCCGTTCGGACTGAAGACAATCATCGCCACCAGCAGCACGCCCAGCACCAGCTGGTGCCCGGTGGGTATCAGCGACTTGAAAATGAGCTGGTCTACCAGGTAGACCACCACGGCGCCCAGCACGGGGCCGAGTATCGTGCGGTAGCCGCCGAAGATGGCCGCCACGATGGGCAAGGTGACCCACAGGCTGTTGAAGGCGTAGTCCGGTTCCAGGAAGTTGATGTAGTGGGCGTTGAAGGCGCCGAACAGGCCGGCCATGAAGGCCGACACGAGCAGCATCATGCCTTTCAACAGGGTGCTGTTGACGCCGACGACGCGCGTGGCGTCTTCGCTGTCGTGCATGGCGCGCAGGGCGATGCCGTAATGGCTGGAACGGATGCGACTGTACGCCAGCGCGCAGGCCACGACGAGGGTCAGCACCACCAGGTAGGCGCCCGTCTTGCTGGCCAAATCAAAGCCGAAGACGGTGGGCAGGGTGGGAATATTGTTGACGCCGCCGGCGCCGCCCGTCAGCGCACTCCATTCCGTGGCCAGGATGCGGAAGATGTGGGCGTAGGCGAGGATGGCCAGCGCAAAATACGGCCCGCGCAGGCGCAGCACGGGTAGCATGATGACGGCTGCCGCCGCAGCGCCGACGCCGCCCAGCAGCATGGCGGCAAACACGGGCAAGCCCAGTTTCACGGTGGTCAGCGCGGAGACATACGCGCCCACGCCGAAGAACGCCGCATGGCCGAAGCTGACCATGCCGCCCAGGTTGCCCAGCAGGGCCCAGGACATGGCCACGCCGCCGATGATCAGGGCCGCCACCACCATGCTCATCACATACTGGTTGCCGCCAAGGGCCAGCGGCACGGCGACATACGCGGCCAGCAGAAGGCCCGTCGTGGATATCAGTGTCGAGCGCTTCATCCGCGCCTCCGTTGTGCGCCAAACAGGCCGTTTGGCATGATGAACAGCACCAGCAGGAACAGCACCATGCCGGACAATTCCTGCAGTGCGGAGCTGGCCAGGGTGACGGTCAGCGCCTCGGCGACGCCCAGCAGTACGGCAGCGAGCAGCACGCCAGGGATGGAACCAATGCCGGCCAATACGGTGATGATGAAGGCTTTCACCGTCAGCGCGCCGCCGTAGGCGGGCTGGATCACGCCATAGCTGAACAGGGCCACACCGGCGAAGGCGGCCAGGATGCCGGCGACTAAAAACGAGACCAGCTCCGTGCGGCCCGGGTCGATGCCCATCAGCTTGGCCGCGTCGCGGTTGCTGGAGACGGCGCGCACGGCGCGGCCATAC is from Janthinobacterium sp. 61 and encodes:
- a CDS encoding branched-chain amino acid ABC transporter permease: MKRSTLISTTGLLLAAYVAVPLALGGNQYVMSMVVAALIIGGVAMSWALLGNLGGMVSFGHAAFFGVGAYVSALTTVKLGLPVFAAMLLGGVGAAAAAVIMLPVLRLRGPYFALAILAYAHIFRILATEWSALTGGAGGVNNIPTLPTVFGFDLASKTGAYLVVLTLVVACALAYSRIRSSHYGIALRAMHDSEDATRVVGVNSTLLKGMMLLVSAFMAGLFGAFNAHYINFLEPDYAFNSLWVTLPIVAAIFGGYRTILGPVLGAVVVYLVDQLIFKSLIPTGHQLVLGVLLVAMIVFSPNGLLPLLRKWLKKAMIKEKSHA